The Paenibacillus sp. RC334 nucleotide sequence GCGGTCGGTGGGTTTATCGCTTCGCTCTTCCATTTGGCGGCTACAGGTATGGCCATCACGGTCATTCCGGGTACATTGCTCTACATGAACCACCAGCTTCCGCTTTATATCTTGGCGAACGTGGCTGCTATGGCAGTAGCTTTTGTCCTGACCTGGATTTTTGGCTATAATGATAAAATGCTGGAGGAAGTCAAAACAGCAGGTTCCTCCAATTAACACCACCCTGGTGGTAGGAATAAGAAAGCACACGCCTAGGAATTAAATGTAACGGTCGTTCTACTTTGGAGCGCTCTCGCCCCTTGTTAAAAAGGGCTGCTAGAGAAAGTATCCAAGTGGGGCGGCCGTTTTTTTTTGAAATTTAGTATTTCGTACCCGGTTACGCATCATGACTTTGATTGCCAGTCAGTTCGGAAGCGCAACGGGTTGCCAGAGTATTTACAATGACATGGACTTGGGTCGTAGAATAGTTTCCTTCCTTTAATGCGGTATTCCTTGACAAACTGTAGCGATTTTTATCAAATCCCGAAAAACAAAATTTTATGTCAATTATGTAAAAATTTCAAAAAATATATATACGATGGTTATTTTGTGTGTTATCATATAGAAGTTGTTAAAATTTAGTATTTGGAGGCAATTATCTGTGAAAAAACTTCTTGTAACAATGCTAGTTATTATGTTGGTGGCCATTGGGCTGAATCCTGCAAGCTCTTATGCAGATTCATCTTCATCGGCTAAAGACGCTTCTAACCAGTCCCTATTCCCACCCTACTCCTCAATTGTTAATTCGGATACGCTCTTGAGCGGCTTGACGCTCGAGGAGTATAATGAAGCTATAGCCAATGCAGTTCCACTGGAGTCAGTAATTGTAAAAAGTGATAAAACTCAATCTATTGAAAAAATTTCCCCTATGGCTGTGCCATCTTGGTCATTTAGCCACCTAGGTCGTAACGATGGATTTTGGTCAGATAAGTTTTCAATTGGTTATGCAGGGTATGTACCTGTAAGTGTGGTGCAGTGGGGAGATGATAGTTCTTGGTCTCAACCTGATGTTGGTTATACACTCGTGAGTAGAGATTATTTGGGCAAGGTTCGCATGGTTTCTGGAAGATATACAGGCACGAATACAAAATTTGAAATCAAGGTACCAGAAGCTGGACAATACCAAATGTTAGTAAATAATTTTAATGACTACACTATTTCAGGGAACGGATTCATGGGTTATTAAATTTTGTTAATTGGATTATTTTTGGAAGGGAGGAAGTGAGTGTGAACAAGCGACTCAGACCAGTAGTTATTATTTTAAGTCTAATTGTCGTTGTCGGAGGGGCGGTGGCTGTTATCAAAAGTCAGACCTTTGCGAACAGCAGTAAGCCTCAAACCCAAACTACCAATGATCCTGACTGGCTCACACCTGAGAAAAAGAAGGAGATAAACGAGAAAGTGTTATCTTCACAAGCAGAAATTATACACTCAAAATATGGAGATTTTTTCCCTGTTGAAGTTCCGAATGAGTATCCAAGCGATCAGGTTGCAAATCGGGACAATCAAGAGGAGATAACAGCTCAGACAAAGCAAATTATCAAGAATAATTTTGTTTACGAAAAAAAAGAGTGAAAAAATTATTTTTTCTAGAACGCTCGTAAAAATGAGCGTTCTTTTTTGTGCGCCATGCATGGCGGGTAACTAGGCGGTGAAAGTCCGCTATGGGGGCTGACAGTTGCCAAGCTGGAGTGGGCGCTTTGCAAACGGGTACCCGAAGCGCTGGATCTGATTCTTACGCCATTTTTAACACTGTTGATCATGATTATACTGGGGCTGTTTGCTATCGGTCCGGTTTTCCATTCTCTTGAAGAGTGGGTACTGCAAGGAACGACGTTTGTACTGGATTTGCCTTTCGGTATTGCAGGGATTGTCATCGGCTTCCTGCATCAGATTGTCGTCGTTACGGGTGTGCATCATATATTTAATTTTCTGGAAATTCAACTGCTCGAAAAGAATGGCGTAAACGCCTTCAACGTGATCATTACTTGCGCTATGGCTGCCCAGGGTGCGGCTTGTCTGGCGGTTGGACTGAAAACGAAGAACAGCAAGCTGAAGGCGTTAGCGCTTCCTTCCTCGTTGTCCGCTTTTCTGGGGATTCCGGAGCCGGCTATTTTCGGGGTCAACCTGAGATATATGAAACCATTTGTCATGGGCCTCATCGGTGGGGCGGTCGGCGGCTTTATCGCTTCGCTCTTCCATTTGGCGGCTACAGGTATGGCATCTACTGTTGGCGAAGCTCCATATGTAGCATCAACTGATGAAGTCTTTGCATGTAAGGGGAATTTATAAAAATGGAATAAACAGTAATAAAGTCCCGTCGTAAAACTCTATAAAATTCTAACTATAAGACCAATAGAACAAATAAATTGAGAACTATCATTTCTCGTAACTTAATATTTTTTTACTATTAAATATAAATATGTATAATAAAAACAAAAAAATCCACGCCGACCAGTTAAGGTTAGCGGGGATTTCTTTTGTTCCTATCCGTTTAAGCACCTCCAATGGTAACGTAAGGCTGAATACTATGGTGGTGGTTAAGTGCTTGATCCGGCACAGTGACAATAAACAAAAAGCTAGCCGCGATGATCAGCAGTACCATTTTTTTCAACATTGTTCATCCACACCTTTTCAATAAGATTTAAAAATGCTGCTTTAGTTTCTGGAACCGAATAATCCTGAAAGTGTAGAAATAGGCCCATACAATTTATAAAATAAGTCTCATTATTTAGTTTATGATAACTGATCATTGAATACATCAAATGTTTAAAGCCATCAATGTAAGAACCTCGATGTAAATCATAATAAGCTAATTCGTAACCAAACCACGCGATATAGTCCGGTATCACCTGTTGAGTATACATATCATCGGATGGAGGCTGTTCAGAAAGAGAACTAATCTCCGTTTCAAACCGTTGAAGTATATCATCCACGTCCAATTCAAATCGGTTTGCTGCAATTATAACATTCAACAATTTGGAGATTTCCTCTTGTTCATTAGAGCCTGATGTCGCTGCAATATATTCAACATAATCTTGAAGCACGCTTATATCTCCAGACAAAAGCTTATATACGTGAGTATTACCTTCCGCCCAATGTTGAAACAAACCGATCCAGTGTCGGGTATCCTCGTCCTTCTCTTCGACCCAATCTAAATTAGCGTAGGCATATGTATAATCTAGAGCTTGTTGAAAATCGCCTTGGGCTTCACAGACACTTGCACACAACAGGTCAGCATAGGTGATGTACACAAACATAGGACGACTTAGCTTTTTTTCGGACTCCTTATGCTCTCGTTTCTTCTGTTGATGTTTCATCGAATATTGAATTTCCGCTTTCACCTTCATTTTTCGAGCTATTTCATCAAGCCTATCCCATTGACGCAAAGACCTGTACACGTTAGCCAAGTCCTTCAATGCGTCAAGCTGATCTATTTCATCCAAGCGCTCAACAAAAGCTTCAAATATCGTTGCTGCCCTGAGATTTCGGTTTTGATCGTCTCCAATCTGGATCGTGAATATACGATATTGACAGACTGCCAAGCGTTCAGAATGTTGGTACTTCTCCACTTCTGCTACATTCTCATAGAGCACCAGCGCAGCAGCATGTCGTCCTTGTGCCAATAGCGCTTCTGCAATTTCAAATAGTTTAGGTGAATAGAGTAGATTGTCCATGATTTGTCCAACGATTCGACTGATCGCATCCAGCTTGTCCAGCTCTGCACAACGATATAGCAACCGCTCAATTCGACGCATATTGGGAGAGTGTTCGATGATGTAGTCATCTATGAATCGTTCGTAAAAAAAGCCTTCCGGTAAATCCATAGCCTCAGTGATTAGATCAAGCTGGTTAACAGATATAGGACTATTACCAGTTACAATGCCACTTACTATTCCTCTGTTAATGCCTGCAATATTCCCGAATTGCGTTAGGCTCAAACCCTCTTGTTTTAGGTATTTGTCTAATTCCGCCCGAATCGTAGGTGTATGCTTCAAGTCATAACCACCCTTCACATAAAAATTCCATAATTTTATATTCTTTCATTCTATTTTTCTCCAAAATTAACCATATGTCAATATATTTTTTACTAATGTATAAAGGCGAATTTTGGCATATTAATGCATATGGAAATGGAAAGGACGAGTGATGGAAGCGGAAGTAAGAGGGTGAAAAAGCGCACTCCATAAAGAGCGCGACTTGTGAGCGAAGCGCTGGGGCATCGGTAAATGATTTCAATCCACGCACTCACATGTAGTGCGACAGCGAAAATGCAGTGATTGATACCCT carries:
- a CDS encoding helix-turn-helix transcriptional regulator, which gives rise to MKHTPTIRAELDKYLKQEGLSLTQFGNIAGINRGIVSGIVTGNSPISVNQLDLITEAMDLPEGFFYERFIDDYIIEHSPNMRRIERLLYRCAELDKLDAISRIVGQIMDNLLYSPKLFEIAEALLAQGRHAAALVLYENVAEVEKYQHSERLAVCQYRIFTIQIGDDQNRNLRAATIFEAFVERLDEIDQLDALKDLANVYRSLRQWDRLDEIARKMKVKAEIQYSMKHQQKKREHKESEKKLSRPMFVYITYADLLCASVCEAQGDFQQALDYTYAYANLDWVEEKDEDTRHWIGLFQHWAEGNTHVYKLLSGDISVLQDYVEYIAATSGSNEQEEISKLLNVIIAANRFELDVDDILQRFETEISSLSEQPPSDDMYTQQVIPDYIAWFGYELAYYDLHRGSYIDGFKHLMYSMISYHKLNNETYFINCMGLFLHFQDYSVPETKAAFLNLIEKVWMNNVEKNGTADHRG